CGTCTTACCCATCATTAAACACAAAGCACAAGAGGGACTGGGCACTCTTATCTAAAGCCCGGTAAGCAGGCATCCATGGTACACGCCCGCTTTCACATTTACATTCATCTAATGACCAATACAGACATGAAAAAAGTATGCATGATAGCATGGGCCAGCCTAATGCTCACCACAGGCGCCTTCGCCCAGACCAAAGCGGGCCAGCCCACAACCAACGCCCCTCAGAACAACGCCCGTGACGTGAAGACCCACAAAGTGAAGTTGGGCAGTGGCAAGGACAAACAAGTACAACTAACTGTGTATAGCAGCGAGGTAGAGATCATAGGATACAACGGCGATGACGTCATCATTGAGACCTCAGACTACCTTCCTGCCTCCTCGGAACGCGCTAAGGGCCTCAAACCCTTGTATAACCAGATAGAGGACAACACGGGTCTGGGGTTAGCTGTGGAGAAGAAGAACGACGTCGTTTCCATCACCAAAGCTTCGCGCACCGCTGCCAGCTATACCATCAAAGTACCAAAAAATGCTTCCATTCTATTCAAAGAGGCAGACTGGACTGGCGGCGATCTTAAAATTACTGATGTAGACGGCGAGATTGAAGCTAGGCTCAACAACTCAGACGCCACCCTAACCAACGTATCTGGACCGGTGGTGGCCAACACCACGGCCGGTACCATCAAAGTCATTTTCTCTGCCCTGGATCAGAGCAAGCCCTTCGCGCTGACCGCCGTGGCCGGCGACATTGACCTTACGTTCCCTGCTAACTCAAAAGCCAATTTCAAGCTGGAGTCCATGCAAGGCGAGATTTACACTGACTTTGACATGGACGTGAAGCATGAAGGCAAAAGCGAACTGCCCCTGATTGGCGGGGGTGGCATCATTGACGGCAAAACCAACGGCGGCGGCGTGCAAATCACGGTCAAGAGCATCACCAGCGACATCTACATCCGGAAGAAAAAATAGTCTCTCAGAGCCACTAAAAACCTAATTCTCTTATGAAAAAGTTATTGCTTGCAGCCCTGCTCTTGTGGGGTATAGGGAACCTCCATGCCCAGAAAAAAACAGTGGAGAAGACGCTTACCGTGCCCGCCAGCCAGAA
The nucleotide sequence above comes from Nibribacter ruber. Encoded proteins:
- a CDS encoding DUF4097 family beta strand repeat-containing protein encodes the protein MKKVCMIAWASLMLTTGAFAQTKAGQPTTNAPQNNARDVKTHKVKLGSGKDKQVQLTVYSSEVEIIGYNGDDVIIETSDYLPASSERAKGLKPLYNQIEDNTGLGLAVEKKNDVVSITKASRTAASYTIKVPKNASILFKEADWTGGDLKITDVDGEIEARLNNSDATLTNVSGPVVANTTAGTIKVIFSALDQSKPFALTAVAGDIDLTFPANSKANFKLESMQGEIYTDFDMDVKHEGKSELPLIGGGGIIDGKTNGGGVQITVKSITSDIYIRKKK